A stretch of Microtus pennsylvanicus isolate mMicPen1 chromosome 5, mMicPen1.hap1, whole genome shotgun sequence DNA encodes these proteins:
- the Rnaseh2c gene encoding ribonuclease H2 subunit C isoform X1, with product MESPDDAADGKQRVHLRSGSLRGAAPATLHLLPCEVPVSRPAPVERFFTPAVRSGADGLQVSFRGRCLQGEEVAVPPGFSGFVMVTEEMGKGLIRKLNSGDAEDKTNKAQEPLARDFDRSIGATGSFSHFTLWGLETVPGPDAKVHRALDWPSLAAALHRCWPVFAQSSLDKMDQRGWCLERQPEVQESIGFPTQPSWMHTCMVP from the exons ATGGAGAGCCCAGACGACGCAGCGGACGGCAAACAGCGCGTCCACTTGCGCTCTGGCTCGCTGCGTGGCGCCGCGCCGGCTACGCTGCACCTCCTGCCCTGCGAGGTTCCGGTGAGCCGGCCCGCTCCGGTGGAACGCTTCTTCACACCCGCCGTTCGCAGCGGTGCAGACG GGCTGCAGGTGTCGTTTCGGGGTCGCTGCCTGCAGGGCGAGGAGGTGGCTGTGCCTCCGGGATTTTCGGGATTCGTGATGGTGAcggaggagatgggaaaggggcTGATAAGGAAGCTGAACTCGGGGGACGCGGAAGACAAAACGAACAAGGCGCAGGAACCGCTAGCGCGCGATTTC GACCGCTCCATCGGAGCCACCGGCAGCTTTAGCCACTTCACACTGTGGGGTCTGGAAACGGTCCCCGGTCCGGATGCCAAAGTGCACAGGGCCCTAGATTGGCCCAGCCTCGCTGCAGCG CTACATCGCTGTTGGCCAGTCTTTGCTCAATCATCCCTGGACAAGATGGATCAGAGAGGCTGGTGTCTGGAAAGGCAGCCAGAAGTGCAAGAGAGCATAGGGTTTCCTACTCAACCCTCCTGGATGCACACGTGTATGGTTCCATGA
- the Rnaseh2c gene encoding ribonuclease H2 subunit C isoform X2: protein MESPDDAADGKQRVHLRSGSLRGAAPATLHLLPCEVPVSRPAPVERFFTPAVRSGADGLQVSFRGRCLQGEEVAVPPGFSGFVMVTEEMGKGLIRKLNSGDAEDKTNKAQEPLARDFDRSIGATGSFSHFTLWGLETVPGPDAKVHRALDWPSLAAAIHAQVPED from the exons ATGGAGAGCCCAGACGACGCAGCGGACGGCAAACAGCGCGTCCACTTGCGCTCTGGCTCGCTGCGTGGCGCCGCGCCGGCTACGCTGCACCTCCTGCCCTGCGAGGTTCCGGTGAGCCGGCCCGCTCCGGTGGAACGCTTCTTCACACCCGCCGTTCGCAGCGGTGCAGACG GGCTGCAGGTGTCGTTTCGGGGTCGCTGCCTGCAGGGCGAGGAGGTGGCTGTGCCTCCGGGATTTTCGGGATTCGTGATGGTGAcggaggagatgggaaaggggcTGATAAGGAAGCTGAACTCGGGGGACGCGGAAGACAAAACGAACAAGGCGCAGGAACCGCTAGCGCGCGATTTC GACCGCTCCATCGGAGCCACCGGCAGCTTTAGCCACTTCACACTGTGGGGTCTGGAAACGGTCCCCGGTCCGGATGCCAAAGTGCACAGGGCCCTAGATTGGCCCAGCCTCGCTGCAGCG ATTCACGCACAGGTGCCTGAGGACTGA
- the Kat5 gene encoding histone acetyltransferase KAT5 isoform X5 → MTGSLVSDRSHDDIVTRMKNIECIELGRHRLKPWYFSPYPQELTTLPVLYLCEFCLKYGRSLKCLQRHLTKCDLRHPPGNEIYRKGTISFFEIDGRKNKSYSQNLCLLAKCFLDHKTLYYDTDPFLFYVMTEYDCKGFHIVGYFSKEKESTEDYNVACILTLPPYQRRGYGKLLIEFSYELSKVEGKTGTPEKPLSDLGLLSYRSYWSQTILEILMGLKSESGERPQITINEISEITSIKKEDVISTLQYLNLINYYKGQYILTLSEDIVDGHERAMLKRLLRIDSKCLHFTPKDWSKRGKW, encoded by the exons ATGACTGGCAGCTTGGTGTCTGATCGGAGTCACGACGACATTGTCACCCGGATGAAGAACATTGAGTGTATTGAGCTTGGCCGGCATCGCCTCAAGCCGTGGTACTTCTCCCCGTACCCACAAGAGCTCACCACACTGCCTGTCCTCTACCTGTGCGAATTTTGCCTCAAATATGGCCGTAGCCTCAAGTGTCTACAGCGTCACTTG ACCAAATGTGACCTTCGGCACCCTCCAGGCAATGAAATTTACCGCAAGGGCACCATCTCCTTTTTTGAGATTGATGGACGGAAAAACAAG AGTTACTCACAAAACCTGTGTCTTCTGGCCAAGTGCTTCCTGGACCACAAGACGCTGTACTATGACACAGACCCCTTCCTCTTCTATGTGATGACAGAGTACGACTGCAAGGGCTTCCACATTGTGGGCTACTTCTCCAAG GAGAAGGAATCTACGGAAGATTACAATGTGGCCTGCATCCTGACTCTGCCCCCGTACCAGCGCCGGGGCTACGGCAAGCTGCTTATTGAGTTCA GCTATGAGCTCTCTAAAGTAGAAGGAAAGACAGGGACTCCTGAGAAGCCCCTGTCAGATCTTGGCCTCTTATCCTATCGAAGTTACTGGTCCCAGACCATCTTGGAGATCCTGATGGGATTGAAGTCGGAGAGCGGGGAGAGGCCACAGATCACCATCAA TGAGATCAGTGAAATCACCAGTATCAAGAAAGAAGACGTTATCTCCACACTACAGTATCTCAATCTCATCAATTACTACAAG GGCCAGTATATCCTCACTCTGTCAGAGGACATCGTGGATGGCCATGAGCGGGCTATGCTCAAGCGTCTCCTTCGAATTGACTCCAAGTGTCTGCACTTCACTCCCAAAGACTGGAGCAAGAGAGGAAAGTGGTGA
- the Kat5 gene encoding histone acetyltransferase KAT5 isoform X4, with amino-acid sequence MAEVGEIIEGCRLPVLRRNQDNEDEWPLAEILSVKDISGRKLFYVHYIDFNKRLDEWVTHERLDLKKIQFPKKEAKTPTKNGLPGSRPGSPEREVKRKVEVVSPATPVPSETAPASVFPQNGSARRAVAAQPGRKRKSNCLGTDEDSQDSSDGIPSAPRMTGSLVSDRSHDDIVTRMKNIECIELGRHRLKPWYFSPYPQELTTLPVLYLCEFCLKYGRSLKCLQRHLTKCDLRHPPGNEIYRKGTISFFEIDGRKNKSYSQNLCLLAKCFLDHKTLYYDTDPFLFYVMTEYDCKGFHIVGYFSKEKESTEDYNVACILTLPPYQRRGYGKLLIEFSYELSKVEGKTGTPEKPLSDLGLLSYRSYWSQTILEILMGLKSESGERPQITINEISEITSIKKEDVISTLQYLNLINYYKGQYILTLSEDIVDGHERAMLKRLLRIDSKCLHFTPKDWSKRGKW; translated from the exons atggcGGAGGTG GGGGAGATAATCGAGGGCTGCCGCCTGCCCGTGCTGCGGCGCAACCAGGACAACGAAGATGAGTGGC CCCTGGCTGAGATCCTGAGCGTGAAGGACATCAGTGGCCGGAAGCTTTTCTATGTCCATTACATTGATT TCAACAAACGTCTGGATGAATGGGTGACTCACGAACGGCTGGACTTGAAGAAGATCCAGTTCCCCAAGAAAGAGGCCAAGACCCCTACCAAGAACGGACTTCCTGGATCCCGCCCCGGCTCTCCCGAAAGAGAGGTG AAACGGAAGGTGGAAGTGGTTTCACCAGCAACTCCAGTGCCCAGCGAGACAGCCCCAGCCTCAGTTTTCCCTCAG AATGGATCAGCCCGTAGGGCAGTGGCAGCACAGCCAGGACGGAAGAGGAAGTCTAATTGCTTGGGCACTGATGAG GACTCTCAGGACAGCTCAGATGGAATACCATCAGCGCCACGCATGACTGGCAGCTTGGTGTCTGATCGGAGTCACGACGACATTGTCACCCGGATGAAGAACATTGAGTGTATTGAGCTTGGCCGGCATCGCCTCAAGCCGTGGTACTTCTCCCCGTACCCACAAGAGCTCACCACACTGCCTGTCCTCTACCTGTGCGAATTTTGCCTCAAATATGGCCGTAGCCTCAAGTGTCTACAGCGTCACTTG ACCAAATGTGACCTTCGGCACCCTCCAGGCAATGAAATTTACCGCAAGGGCACCATCTCCTTTTTTGAGATTGATGGACGGAAAAACAAG AGTTACTCACAAAACCTGTGTCTTCTGGCCAAGTGCTTCCTGGACCACAAGACGCTGTACTATGACACAGACCCCTTCCTCTTCTATGTGATGACAGAGTACGACTGCAAGGGCTTCCACATTGTGGGCTACTTCTCCAAG GAGAAGGAATCTACGGAAGATTACAATGTGGCCTGCATCCTGACTCTGCCCCCGTACCAGCGCCGGGGCTACGGCAAGCTGCTTATTGAGTTCA GCTATGAGCTCTCTAAAGTAGAAGGAAAGACAGGGACTCCTGAGAAGCCCCTGTCAGATCTTGGCCTCTTATCCTATCGAAGTTACTGGTCCCAGACCATCTTGGAGATCCTGATGGGATTGAAGTCGGAGAGCGGGGAGAGGCCACAGATCACCATCAA TGAGATCAGTGAAATCACCAGTATCAAGAAAGAAGACGTTATCTCCACACTACAGTATCTCAATCTCATCAATTACTACAAG GGCCAGTATATCCTCACTCTGTCAGAGGACATCGTGGATGGCCATGAGCGGGCTATGCTCAAGCGTCTCCTTCGAATTGACTCCAAGTGTCTGCACTTCACTCCCAAAGACTGGAGCAAGAGAGGAAAGTGGTGA
- the Kat5 gene encoding histone acetyltransferase KAT5 isoform X2: protein MAEVGEIIEGCRLPVLRRNQDNEDEWPLAEILSVKDISGRKLFYVHYIDFNKRLDEWVTHERLDLKKIQFPKKEAKTPTKNGLPGSRPGSPEREVPASAQASGKTLPIPVQITLRFNLPKEREAIPGGEPDQPLSSSSCLQPNHRSTKRKVEVVSPATPVPSETAPASVFPQNGSARRAVAAQPGRKRKSNCLGTDEDSQDSSDGIPSAPRMTGSLVSDRSHDDIVTRMKNIECIELGRHRLKPWYFSPYPQELTTLPVLYLCEFCLKYGRSLKCLQRHLTKCDLRHPPGNEIYRKGTISFFEIDGRKNKSYSQNLCLLAKCFLDHKTLYYDTDPFLFYVMTEYDCKGFHIVGYFSKEKESTEDYNVACILTLPPYQRRGYGKLLIEFSYELSKVEGKTGTPEKPLSDLGLLSYRSYWSQTILEILMGLKSESGERPQITINEISEITSIKKEDVISTLQYLNLINYYKGQYILTLSEDIVDGHERAMLKRLLRIDSKCLHFTPKDWSKRGKW, encoded by the exons atggcGGAGGTG GGGGAGATAATCGAGGGCTGCCGCCTGCCCGTGCTGCGGCGCAACCAGGACAACGAAGATGAGTGGC CCCTGGCTGAGATCCTGAGCGTGAAGGACATCAGTGGCCGGAAGCTTTTCTATGTCCATTACATTGATT TCAACAAACGTCTGGATGAATGGGTGACTCACGAACGGCTGGACTTGAAGAAGATCCAGTTCCCCAAGAAAGAGGCCAAGACCCCTACCAAGAACGGACTTCCTGGATCCCGCCCCGGCTCTCCCGAAAGAGAGGTG CCGGCCTCCGCCCAGGCCAGCGGGAAGACCTTGCCAATCCCGGTCCAGATCACACTCCGCTTCAACCTGCCCAAGGAGCGGGAGGCCATTCCCGGTGGCGAGCCTGACCAGCCgctctcctccagctcctgcctgcaACCCAACCACCGCTCAACG AAACGGAAGGTGGAAGTGGTTTCACCAGCAACTCCAGTGCCCAGCGAGACAGCCCCAGCCTCAGTTTTCCCTCAG AATGGATCAGCCCGTAGGGCAGTGGCAGCACAGCCAGGACGGAAGAGGAAGTCTAATTGCTTGGGCACTGATGAG GACTCTCAGGACAGCTCAGATGGAATACCATCAGCGCCACGCATGACTGGCAGCTTGGTGTCTGATCGGAGTCACGACGACATTGTCACCCGGATGAAGAACATTGAGTGTATTGAGCTTGGCCGGCATCGCCTCAAGCCGTGGTACTTCTCCCCGTACCCACAAGAGCTCACCACACTGCCTGTCCTCTACCTGTGCGAATTTTGCCTCAAATATGGCCGTAGCCTCAAGTGTCTACAGCGTCACTTG ACCAAATGTGACCTTCGGCACCCTCCAGGCAATGAAATTTACCGCAAGGGCACCATCTCCTTTTTTGAGATTGATGGACGGAAAAACAAG AGTTACTCACAAAACCTGTGTCTTCTGGCCAAGTGCTTCCTGGACCACAAGACGCTGTACTATGACACAGACCCCTTCCTCTTCTATGTGATGACAGAGTACGACTGCAAGGGCTTCCACATTGTGGGCTACTTCTCCAAG GAGAAGGAATCTACGGAAGATTACAATGTGGCCTGCATCCTGACTCTGCCCCCGTACCAGCGCCGGGGCTACGGCAAGCTGCTTATTGAGTTCA GCTATGAGCTCTCTAAAGTAGAAGGAAAGACAGGGACTCCTGAGAAGCCCCTGTCAGATCTTGGCCTCTTATCCTATCGAAGTTACTGGTCCCAGACCATCTTGGAGATCCTGATGGGATTGAAGTCGGAGAGCGGGGAGAGGCCACAGATCACCATCAA TGAGATCAGTGAAATCACCAGTATCAAGAAAGAAGACGTTATCTCCACACTACAGTATCTCAATCTCATCAATTACTACAAG GGCCAGTATATCCTCACTCTGTCAGAGGACATCGTGGATGGCCATGAGCGGGCTATGCTCAAGCGTCTCCTTCGAATTGACTCCAAGTGTCTGCACTTCACTCCCAAAGACTGGAGCAAGAGAGGAAAGTGGTGA
- the Kat5 gene encoding histone acetyltransferase KAT5 isoform X3 gives MAEVVSPVPGAGRREPGEVGRARGPPVADPGAALSPQGEIIEGCRLPVLRRNQDNEDEWPLAEILSVKDISGRKLFYVHYIDFNKRLDEWVTHERLDLKKIQFPKKEAKTPTKNGLPGSRPGSPEREVKRKVEVVSPATPVPSETAPASVFPQNGSARRAVAAQPGRKRKSNCLGTDEDSQDSSDGIPSAPRMTGSLVSDRSHDDIVTRMKNIECIELGRHRLKPWYFSPYPQELTTLPVLYLCEFCLKYGRSLKCLQRHLTKCDLRHPPGNEIYRKGTISFFEIDGRKNKSYSQNLCLLAKCFLDHKTLYYDTDPFLFYVMTEYDCKGFHIVGYFSKEKESTEDYNVACILTLPPYQRRGYGKLLIEFSYELSKVEGKTGTPEKPLSDLGLLSYRSYWSQTILEILMGLKSESGERPQITINEISEITSIKKEDVISTLQYLNLINYYKGQYILTLSEDIVDGHERAMLKRLLRIDSKCLHFTPKDWSKRGKW, from the exons atggcGGAGGTGGTGAGTCCGGTGCCCGGGGCGGGGCGGAGGGAGCCAGGGGAGGTGGGTAGAGCCCGAGGCCCCCCAGTAGCCGACCCTGGCGCCGCGCTGTCTCCCCAGGGGGAGATAATCGAGGGCTGCCGCCTGCCCGTGCTGCGGCGCAACCAGGACAACGAAGATGAGTGGC CCCTGGCTGAGATCCTGAGCGTGAAGGACATCAGTGGCCGGAAGCTTTTCTATGTCCATTACATTGATT TCAACAAACGTCTGGATGAATGGGTGACTCACGAACGGCTGGACTTGAAGAAGATCCAGTTCCCCAAGAAAGAGGCCAAGACCCCTACCAAGAACGGACTTCCTGGATCCCGCCCCGGCTCTCCCGAAAGAGAGGTG AAACGGAAGGTGGAAGTGGTTTCACCAGCAACTCCAGTGCCCAGCGAGACAGCCCCAGCCTCAGTTTTCCCTCAG AATGGATCAGCCCGTAGGGCAGTGGCAGCACAGCCAGGACGGAAGAGGAAGTCTAATTGCTTGGGCACTGATGAG GACTCTCAGGACAGCTCAGATGGAATACCATCAGCGCCACGCATGACTGGCAGCTTGGTGTCTGATCGGAGTCACGACGACATTGTCACCCGGATGAAGAACATTGAGTGTATTGAGCTTGGCCGGCATCGCCTCAAGCCGTGGTACTTCTCCCCGTACCCACAAGAGCTCACCACACTGCCTGTCCTCTACCTGTGCGAATTTTGCCTCAAATATGGCCGTAGCCTCAAGTGTCTACAGCGTCACTTG ACCAAATGTGACCTTCGGCACCCTCCAGGCAATGAAATTTACCGCAAGGGCACCATCTCCTTTTTTGAGATTGATGGACGGAAAAACAAG AGTTACTCACAAAACCTGTGTCTTCTGGCCAAGTGCTTCCTGGACCACAAGACGCTGTACTATGACACAGACCCCTTCCTCTTCTATGTGATGACAGAGTACGACTGCAAGGGCTTCCACATTGTGGGCTACTTCTCCAAG GAGAAGGAATCTACGGAAGATTACAATGTGGCCTGCATCCTGACTCTGCCCCCGTACCAGCGCCGGGGCTACGGCAAGCTGCTTATTGAGTTCA GCTATGAGCTCTCTAAAGTAGAAGGAAAGACAGGGACTCCTGAGAAGCCCCTGTCAGATCTTGGCCTCTTATCCTATCGAAGTTACTGGTCCCAGACCATCTTGGAGATCCTGATGGGATTGAAGTCGGAGAGCGGGGAGAGGCCACAGATCACCATCAA TGAGATCAGTGAAATCACCAGTATCAAGAAAGAAGACGTTATCTCCACACTACAGTATCTCAATCTCATCAATTACTACAAG GGCCAGTATATCCTCACTCTGTCAGAGGACATCGTGGATGGCCATGAGCGGGCTATGCTCAAGCGTCTCCTTCGAATTGACTCCAAGTGTCTGCACTTCACTCCCAAAGACTGGAGCAAGAGAGGAAAGTGGTGA
- the Kat5 gene encoding histone acetyltransferase KAT5 isoform X1, with amino-acid sequence MAEVVSPVPGAGRREPGEVGRARGPPVADPGAALSPQGEIIEGCRLPVLRRNQDNEDEWPLAEILSVKDISGRKLFYVHYIDFNKRLDEWVTHERLDLKKIQFPKKEAKTPTKNGLPGSRPGSPEREVPASAQASGKTLPIPVQITLRFNLPKEREAIPGGEPDQPLSSSSCLQPNHRSTKRKVEVVSPATPVPSETAPASVFPQNGSARRAVAAQPGRKRKSNCLGTDEDSQDSSDGIPSAPRMTGSLVSDRSHDDIVTRMKNIECIELGRHRLKPWYFSPYPQELTTLPVLYLCEFCLKYGRSLKCLQRHLTKCDLRHPPGNEIYRKGTISFFEIDGRKNKSYSQNLCLLAKCFLDHKTLYYDTDPFLFYVMTEYDCKGFHIVGYFSKEKESTEDYNVACILTLPPYQRRGYGKLLIEFSYELSKVEGKTGTPEKPLSDLGLLSYRSYWSQTILEILMGLKSESGERPQITINEISEITSIKKEDVISTLQYLNLINYYKGQYILTLSEDIVDGHERAMLKRLLRIDSKCLHFTPKDWSKRGKW; translated from the exons atggcGGAGGTGGTGAGTCCGGTGCCCGGGGCGGGGCGGAGGGAGCCAGGGGAGGTGGGTAGAGCCCGAGGCCCCCCAGTAGCCGACCCTGGCGCCGCGCTGTCTCCCCAGGGGGAGATAATCGAGGGCTGCCGCCTGCCCGTGCTGCGGCGCAACCAGGACAACGAAGATGAGTGGC CCCTGGCTGAGATCCTGAGCGTGAAGGACATCAGTGGCCGGAAGCTTTTCTATGTCCATTACATTGATT TCAACAAACGTCTGGATGAATGGGTGACTCACGAACGGCTGGACTTGAAGAAGATCCAGTTCCCCAAGAAAGAGGCCAAGACCCCTACCAAGAACGGACTTCCTGGATCCCGCCCCGGCTCTCCCGAAAGAGAGGTG CCGGCCTCCGCCCAGGCCAGCGGGAAGACCTTGCCAATCCCGGTCCAGATCACACTCCGCTTCAACCTGCCCAAGGAGCGGGAGGCCATTCCCGGTGGCGAGCCTGACCAGCCgctctcctccagctcctgcctgcaACCCAACCACCGCTCAACG AAACGGAAGGTGGAAGTGGTTTCACCAGCAACTCCAGTGCCCAGCGAGACAGCCCCAGCCTCAGTTTTCCCTCAG AATGGATCAGCCCGTAGGGCAGTGGCAGCACAGCCAGGACGGAAGAGGAAGTCTAATTGCTTGGGCACTGATGAG GACTCTCAGGACAGCTCAGATGGAATACCATCAGCGCCACGCATGACTGGCAGCTTGGTGTCTGATCGGAGTCACGACGACATTGTCACCCGGATGAAGAACATTGAGTGTATTGAGCTTGGCCGGCATCGCCTCAAGCCGTGGTACTTCTCCCCGTACCCACAAGAGCTCACCACACTGCCTGTCCTCTACCTGTGCGAATTTTGCCTCAAATATGGCCGTAGCCTCAAGTGTCTACAGCGTCACTTG ACCAAATGTGACCTTCGGCACCCTCCAGGCAATGAAATTTACCGCAAGGGCACCATCTCCTTTTTTGAGATTGATGGACGGAAAAACAAG AGTTACTCACAAAACCTGTGTCTTCTGGCCAAGTGCTTCCTGGACCACAAGACGCTGTACTATGACACAGACCCCTTCCTCTTCTATGTGATGACAGAGTACGACTGCAAGGGCTTCCACATTGTGGGCTACTTCTCCAAG GAGAAGGAATCTACGGAAGATTACAATGTGGCCTGCATCCTGACTCTGCCCCCGTACCAGCGCCGGGGCTACGGCAAGCTGCTTATTGAGTTCA GCTATGAGCTCTCTAAAGTAGAAGGAAAGACAGGGACTCCTGAGAAGCCCCTGTCAGATCTTGGCCTCTTATCCTATCGAAGTTACTGGTCCCAGACCATCTTGGAGATCCTGATGGGATTGAAGTCGGAGAGCGGGGAGAGGCCACAGATCACCATCAA TGAGATCAGTGAAATCACCAGTATCAAGAAAGAAGACGTTATCTCCACACTACAGTATCTCAATCTCATCAATTACTACAAG GGCCAGTATATCCTCACTCTGTCAGAGGACATCGTGGATGGCCATGAGCGGGCTATGCTCAAGCGTCTCCTTCGAATTGACTCCAAGTGTCTGCACTTCACTCCCAAAGACTGGAGCAAGAGAGGAAAGTGGTGA
- the LOC142850077 gene encoding small ribosomal subunit protein eS24-like, with the protein MNDTVTIRTRKFMTNRLLQRKQMVIDVLHPGKATVPKTEIREKLAKMYKTTPDVIFVFGFRTHFGGGKTTGFGMIYDSLDYAKKNEPKHKLARHGLYEKKKTSRKQRKERKNRMKKVRGTAKANVGKKPKE; encoded by the coding sequence ATGAATGACACAGTAACGATCCGGACCAGGAAGTTCATGACCAACCGTCTGCTTCAAAGAAAACAGATGGTTATTGATGTCCTTCACCCTGGGAAGGCAACAGTACCAAAGACAGAGATTCGGGAGAAGTTAGCCAAAATGTACAAAACCACACCAGATGTCATCTTTGTATTTGGATTCAGAACTCATTTTGGTGGTGGGAAAACAACTGGCTTTGGCATGATCTATGATTCTCTCGATTATGCAAAGAAGAATGAACCCAAACACAAACTTGCAAGACATGGCCTTTATGAGAAGAAAAAGACCTCCCGAAAACAGCGAAAGGAACGCAAGAATAGAATGAAGAAGGTTAGGGGGACTGCGAAGGCCAATGTTGGCAAAAAGCCAAAGGAGTAG